The nucleotide window TTTAGAGGCAAAGCCAGGAAATAGATATCATGACCTAAAACATGGAAGAcaacttgttttctctttactgTGGAACTTCCCATCAAGCACAGAGCAAATCTGGAATGATTTTCCCACAAAAAGAAAGTTCAAGTACCTTGTAGACCAGGTAGCAAGAAGATGGTGTTTAGTGATGAAAACCACTGACTGTGCTTGTTACACGTTCTGTTACCTTGGGATGATGACTGAACAAATTAAAACATGGCCTCAAAAcaccctcagcatctcagcctGTTGGATGGCACACCAATAGTGATCAGAAACCAGAGCTTGGAAAAGCCCAGGCAGCAAGAGCTGTTTCGCATCAGCAAGGAAAAAGCGTTTCCATCTCATTTTTGTGAGCACTCAGTTGCCTGTCAACttatcacagatggactttgagCCGTATTTCTATAGTCTAAAAATCTTGTGTAGGCAATTGTAGAATgtaagcaaaatgaaaaacatttccaaaccTGTTTTGCAACTGCCACTCTAAATATCTTCCGTGATGCAAAGCAGCAAGTAATTAAGCCAACCTTTACATTAAATAAAACCCCAATTTATAGTCACCTTCATTTTTCAGAGAACACTTCTGAATCTTTTTATGAACAACTTTAATGATCCACCTCCCACCCAACAATAGTCCAGCAGTTCATCATAACTTTAACCCTCGAAGATGATGAAAAGCCACGGGAAAAAGATGAGGATAATCTCTCTTATTTGTAATCGTATCAGTACACTCATAAATGAACACAACAGCTTAGAAAAAGACTGAAATGGAGCTTTTTCAGCCTTGCTCAGTGAAATCCTTCTTTGTGCTGCTATATCTTAGGCTGTCAGAGGAAGTTTCTGAGGGTGGGTGGGGGAGATGGAAGGAACACGATTGGAGCTGATGAAATTTGTTAGCATTTCATCCCAACACCCTGAGGAATCATGTAACATCAgtccctgctgctctctgccacCAGGGTGTTTGCAGTGCAAAGAACATAGGTATTAAGGAAGTAACCAGTGCAGCTACTGTAAGTCTTACCTATTAAAGACTGTATTTAGGCCAGTCTTTAATAAGAAGACAGATAAATCTCTCAGAGCCCTGGGGAGCACTGCTCTGCCTTAGAAGGTTCACACAGAAGTACACACAAGCAGCTTATTTATGCTGGTCTGCATGATGAggtttacaaaggaaaaaaatgggtttACTACACCTAATTGTAATCTAAACTCTTATTTGTCAAACTTGCCTCTGTGCATCTAATTGATGAACAGTCATCTCAATGTTATGGAGTCAAATAGCCAAGCTATGCAAAGAAACCACATGAAAACCCCCAGTATTGTAATGAAAAACAGAGTCTTGGTCCAAACTTTTGAAATGGGGGTGGAAAAGCTACATAACAATGATGTCCAGAGGTCTGGGATATCTAACAGTGCTCACTGTTAGAAGGATGATAATACACATCCACGAAGGATGATAACATTTCTGGGAGAAACTCCTGCCAGTGATGAGAGAACATGGCAGATTTTTTGTCTCCTTGTATACACCAAGTGCCCACTTAAAATTGTTATGATAATGTAGCTGCTTGACCATAGCTGCAATTTCAAAGTCATGGTATTACCACCACTTTCAACAATATCACAGAGATCCAGCTGAGGTGAGACTCTGTTGCAAGAACATAATCCCTttgaaggaaggggaaagggaattTTGATTTAGGTGCTCCAACTGTCCACCATTTTACATAGAAATTCCACGTATTTTCACACTGGTTTAAAATCTGAGAGCTAGATaacatttcacagaaaagacagaaggtaATTCCTTTGCATTATTTCCAGTACAAATGATAGCTCTGatcaaaacagacaaaaaatcTCTCACATGTTCTCTGTGGAAAGCATACATGTTCTCTatgaaaacaagaacaaaagataagcttgaatcatagaatcatggaatggtagggttggaagggaccttcttgtagtccaaacccctgcagaagcaggtctcacctagatcaggtcacaaaggaatgtgtccaggtgggttttgaagatctcccaagaaggagcctccacagtctccctgggcagcactcccaggtctctctctgcagagctgctctccaggtcaatccccagcctgtactggtgcatgagtaCACCTCTTGATCATGACAAAAAACCCTGTGCTGTTTATGCACCATGAAGAGCAGTTCAGAAACAGTTTCCATTGAGATACCTGGTATCACACTGTCCATCAGACAGTCCATTTTTATCTCACCTGTGATGGTCTACAGATAGTTTTCTCTGTTCCAAAACCATGCCAAGCAAACGTTCATTTTTATCACATGACAGTGAATGACAAGAACTTGAGTTCACCCTACTGCTAAGTCAACCAGTGGGAGGTTTTCTTAAATACTGCAGGCCTTTTGAAGAATCTTCACTAAAATAGCCACAGACTTTGTGATGGACACTTGGCTTTCCATTGTGATGGGCATTTGGCTTTCCAATGTGATGGACACTTGGCTTTCCATTGTCCCCTTAGCATTTTCTATAAGAAAGAAGTATCAGGGATTTCTGAAACAATCTTCTTGCACTTCCTCATGGCCCTGGGGCAGGTGGACCCACTCCCACAGCTGTAAAGGGAGGGTGCTGCATCATGACAGGGCGATGGTCATGAGTGACACAAGCACCGCGACGCTGACCGTCCTCCTGCTGCCGTCCGACGTCCTCCGGGCGTGCAACACAGCAAACACTGCGTTGGTGTCGTTGGTTGGGATCTCCACGTTGCAAATCATTCCTTCACAGCAAGAGATGCATTCCTGTTGAGATGAACAAACAAGGGGTCACTGGGCAGAGGGTAAGTCAGCAGGGTAACTCAGAGATACACCTCCTCTCGCCTGGTTGCAAAGGTCACAGCGAAGCAGGCTCAGAGCCACGGCAGCAGATGGAGCATACATGGTATGATTTCCCTTCCAAATcacacagcacagccttcctgcACTAACTCATCACCTGGTGCTCTCACTGGGCTTGGAAACGCTGGTGTGATGGAATATAGCCACGTCAGCTCCACTGACAGCTCCACTAACACTGTAGAAAACAGAGGGAGCTTTCCACTGCTTTCCCCTTCTAAAACACACGAGCTAAAAACGTGCAGCTGAATGGTTCAAGTTTCAGCTTAGTAAgctaaaaaaaagctgtaaaaactCTGTTCCCATTAATTTCTCCCCTCAAGCTTTTGTATTCAGTGCAACTTCGCATACTGAACTTCAGACTTCCCTTTCCCACCTTTCTGGTGTCACAGAACCACTGACACAGCTGGTTTTCActggaaaacagtttttcttactTGACAGTCCCAGAAAAGCCAAGAGAATGCCAATTCTTATCTAACCCAAAGGCACAAAACCTATTCTAAgataaaacacagcagaaggcAGGCTGCATAGTCATTTCATGCCCTCAGTCCACCGAAATCTGTTGAAATCGATGGAAGTCAATTCAGCTATCACACAGATCCTTTTACATCTAACATGGATGTTGTCTGATTTGTTTCTGGTGCCTGAAACCtttcatgttaaaaataaaaaaacctaacCTCAACTGTTAAGGATTTAGTGGATAATACTTTGCTGCACTGAACAATACATTGGTGGGATATGCTTGATGATAGTCGTGGacaacaaattaaacatgacCTTATGAAGcaccctcgtggccaagaaggtcaatggcatcctggggagcatcaagaagagtgtggccagcaggtcactctcctccctctctgctctggtgaggcctcatctggagtcttgtgtccaattctgggctccccagtccaagaaagacaaggaattgctgcagagaggccagtgcagggctaccaagatgctgaggggatggaacatctctgtgaggaggaaaggctgcagctcttcagtctggagaaggctgagggggaatcttatctACACTTGTAactacctaaagggtgggtgtcaggaggatggggtgacacttttttctgtagtgccagtggcaggacaaggggtgatgggtgCAAGCTGGGACACGAAAAGTTCCACCGGAATCTGAGGAGAaactgctttggtgctgaggtgagggagcagccctggcccaggctgcccagggagggtgtggaggctcctcagtaggttcccaaacccatctggacacgttcctgtgccccctgagcgaggggaacctgcttgagcagaggacTGGGCTGGATGTGCTCTGGaaggcccttccaacccccaccactctatTCCATTTCTACTGTTACATACTGGAGAGAACATCTTGGCTCATCCTCTTCAGCTCAGCAGGAAAAACAAGTACTGAAATGCAAACCTCAAAAGCAAGTGCTGCTGTCACACAAAGAGTAAGTGCTTACAGTGTGGCCACTCTCCCTGTGACGGTGACACCCTACCAAATGACATTCTTCCCCAGTAGCACATTTTTTGGTGACCGATGTACTTTTCCCATGGTCTGTGAAGAGATGAACTGTCAAACAGTACTGAGTAcctgcaaaataaaatgcaaaatgtttctCTGCATACAGTATGCATCTTTTCACAGGGCTTAAAAGCTTCACACAACTCAGCATCATACTCCCACCAAAGTGACTTCTTTGGGCTGCCCTTTTCCAACTTGATCAAAATGCTATTTAGCAAGAAATTAATTAGTGGTGATGTGATCTTAACTGACCCTTCAAACCTCCAGAGAGGCTACTATCCTTTATACTCCTTATCAGCACTATAACCTACACATTTTTCTGCCATTCTCTACTCTTTTTAGCAGCACATTCTTGCTTGCTTCGTTTCAGACATGTTTCCTcattcctctgcttttctttctcgcCCTCTCCCACTGTTACTGTGAATACCATtgtgaagaaaaacaaggaaacatATTTCCATTCTTTTGTATGTAGCTCTTCTCTCACACAAGGATGTTCCCTAGTCATTCAGGTCTTGCTGCTTACAAGCAAGCCTAGAGACACCATTGTATCTTGGGATGGTATCCAAAGGGAAAGGGATGAGGCTACAGAGGCAATTCTTAAGCTTTTAAAGtaatatctttaaaatgaaTTCCTGGGAAGCACATAGCTatctacatacacacacacacattaatgtgtgtgtgtaattaATGTAATTAACTATTCTATTAATAGTGTATTGCTATATAAAGTATTTTACACATgtctattaaaaaataagtaagtTTTCACTGTTGCTTTCAACTCTGAAACAGTCAAAACCATCCATCTCAGCAGAACTAACATGACTCAGTATTACTAATAACATAGCTGAGGGCACCACAGTGTTGGCATGTTAATCCTATTCACTTAGACTTCTACAAGATGGCTGAGTTGGGGGAAGCAAATTTAACTATCATAAAGAATCTCCTTAGTACAGACACACTTACTTTCAGGACACCATCTATCTTCAGCCCATCTGTTACAGTTGTAATTGTCCGCTGCATTATCACAGGTAAAGCACTTGAAACTGTTTGGAAATGGAGTGGCtttaaaagtattaaaacaGAGTGAGTTTGCAAGCATTAAATAGAAAGGGAAACATTCCAAATCATAGTGTAAGTGCCTGTGCACACATATACTCACAAAACCATACATGGATGTGTTTTCTATGGTACATCACCgttaagcaaaagaaaacctaTGGAGCTTTGTTCAAAGCTTTTACATTTTACCTGGCTTTGCCATCCCTAAACTTTAAAATACCTCCTCCTTCTTCAAAACCAGCTTCAGATCTTGCTCTTCAACTCTGAAGTTTGATCCCCTTGACAAAGGGATCAAGAGGACTCGGTAAAATCCTGATTTACATTAAATGCAGAAATGACTTTAAGAtgcacagctccctgcacaTATGTACCTATTATATCTAGCTGTCCTGACTCTTAATGACAGCTAAATCTTCTCCCCTGAAATGAAAGGATAGAATACTTGTGATGCTAGATAAGAGGCAAAAAAATGATGCTATTAGTGACAACTGGCTTCACAGGTCTCACAAGGTTTTTAATTACCTTCAGCCTGAATTAATTGCATACAGCACACCTTTCCCTTACAAAAACCCCCaagataaaaagacaaaaacaccTGTTCTGTGCTGTTTATTTAGGAGAAACCCACTGCATCATTTGCTCTGTAAGGAGACACTTCagagacagaaacagaaaataacaaaagcaCTTAAAATGGGAAAGCCCTCCTGCACACCTTAATTTAGCAATGCATGCaatggtttgttttcatttggtcAGCCTCTAAAAACCTTCCTAATAAACCCAGCTGCTGGGGGTTGTAAAGGAAAAGTTGCATCTTTAAACTTTTGATCCTTTGTGTTTGAAGgagacaaacaaaaaccaaaggGTTGGAAGAATATGGCAATTGCCTGAAATGATGAGCTAtgatttacacacacacacacacaaagcttaACTGTGTACTTACGGTCCAGTGGAGGCCTCACATTGTAAAAGTTGATGTTCTCAGCTGAAACCCAGTTTCCTGAAAGGATGAAGAACGGCAGAAAGGCTCCGGCCAGCATGTGATAGAACAACAACATGCCGAGTATTATAGCACATGAAAAGCAAAGCTCCCAGGCCTAGGACAGAAAGGGAACGCATCATTTAGGGGGGAAACATAAAGAACTGAGCATGCAGAACAATCAGTTCCCTATGAAGTGCTCCTAGAAGCCTGAGCATGCATTCAGTCGGTAGCTGTACATGTGAAGATGGCTAAAGCACACAAGCACGCAGCGCTGAGCAGCGAAAGCTGAGCGGGTACTGCCTTCTGCTGGCCAGGATCCTGCACACAGTGCTCTCATCCCCACTCACTCCTAAAAGTTACCACTCTTCCTTTCATCTATTTGTCCTTCTAAGCAATGTCAGTCTTATGGATATTCCTAAAGCATTCCTAAAGATCCACAGCCAAAGCGAGCTCCTTTATACCCTGCTTGGAACAGGCGGGATTACAATAGCACTGAGGAAGGCAAAATACAGGCAAAtgtcatttttaacagcaacagCCTAGAAGCCAAGACCAGTTTCTTAGCTGAGAGAGAGTAATGCATGCCTACTGCCTTCAGATAAGCCACACCATCTGAATCACAAGCACATTGATCATTAGCACAGCATTAAAGATCACAGAACAgtggggcttggaagggacctctagagaccatccagtccaacctctgCTAAAGCACGTCTGTGATCATGACTGTATATTAgattcatttccttttaaaagattagatgtatttccttttaaaagattAGCttgatttccttttaaattgcatagcagagaaaagggaaggaaggtaCCTGGCAGAGGTACAGAAGTTTTGAAGCTCTGCAAAGCAGACTGTTCAGAGAGACACATGTTTTGGGCACACTTTGCACTTTTATTGGGACTCCCCTGGGTACTTTGGTAAGGCTTTAGAGAGGAGAAGAACTCATCAGTGAACATTTTGGTCAGTGTGGTATTTAGATGTAGACACACATCCATGCACTTGGGTATCTATGGCAAATTGACACTGGAGACCTAGTTCAGATATTAAAACCAGAATCAGATTAAATGGCAGTCCTCCCATGCAAATTCCCAGCAGGAGAAACAAGCCTGAGTGGAGGCTCCTGCCAAACCAGAGACGTTGCTTTGAGCTGCCAAGGGCAGTCATTCCGAAatctccctgcacagccctgatGTAGATAGATGTACACTAAAGCCTGTGCAGCAAGATCCAAAAGAGTCTCAGTGCTGAACTGAAAATGGTACTCAAGACCATGGCACAAAAGTCAAAGGACttccttgttttttcttgtttggtttaGTGCTTTTTTCCCAGTTGACACAGACAGGAATTATTTGAGAGATGGTTTTGCCAACAAATCAACCAACAGAAAGTTCCATGTTATGCAGCAGGAGTTTAGTCATCCTACTTAAAATTCACTTCTTAAGCCACGGCTTTATACTTCAGGAGACATTGCAAAAGCCACAGCATACCTCTACTTCCAGTGCACCTCCAACACTATTTGCTGTGGATGGTCTAGATTTCTTCTGACTGAAGCCCAGGATCTAAAGAAGGATTAAGAAGAAGAATCTGTGGGAAGCAAACAGCAATTGGTCAGCATACTTCTGTCCTGAAGGAAATAAGTCTCTGAAATGCTGTAAATCTTCACTCATATTGAAAATTAAGACAGAAACATGGAAGTGTGGTTGATTTTATAACAAAATACCCAAAGAAACACCTGAACTATATGGTATGGCTTTGCCTTATTGACTGTTATCCTACTGCAGATACACAGACTCCCTTCTCCTTGAGCTACCCCAATGTCATACAAGACAAATGAAAGATGTAGAGTGAAGCAAGGAGACTACTCAGTCCTTGAGTTAACCTCTCTTGCAAGGGAGAAACATTCTTCAGGCAAGGACCTGGGCAGGACCAGACTATACCCAATGAATAAATACTTCATGCTCTGGAGATATCCAAATCTTTAACACACACTATGACCAAAAGAGAAGCACCATTCAGCAGCAAGGTAACCTAAAAGAGCAAAGAGAACCACCAGCCTCCAGATTAGAAGTTACTAGCAAATTCTGAAGTCAACAGCTCCCCCACAGTCCATCCCttactgaaacagaaacacaaaaacgTTAGCCAAATCCCTAACACCACTGCAGAACCCAAGAGAAATCTAAACCACAGTTACAGCTCTCTCCATCCAAGCACACATTAACAGCACAGTGCTACACTGCAGCATTAAAGCTGGGCTGTTCATAAGCCACGTGCCTTGCCTCCCTAACACACATCCAAGGTGCACATTTCAGATGTACACTTAGTTTTAGcaggctgggagaggagggcatttaatttgttcaaagACAAACCTGTGCATCCTACCTGGATGCTTTTTTGCTGACAAGTCAACCCACATCATGTTCAGTCACCGAGCCAGTGCCTCCAAAGTCTGTTTCATGACCCTTTCAtacattttctgaaacagatCAGTAGAGTTTGGCATTGTCCAGGGtaggagaaaagaggagacagtGCTATTACAATGCATGAATGATCCAATTTAATTTCTCCTTCCTCTAGCATTCTTAGCTCTACCAGTTTATGCTGGAGACAACATCTCTCCTCGAGTTCCTTTTGTGCTACACAGTTCTTGTTAAGTTCGTGATAAAAACTCTGTCCATTGCCACCTGTATCGAAGGTTCTTCAAAGCAATTTCTGCTCACAAAATAACTTTTTGTCCCAGTGTCAAGAGGTGACAGAattcctcttccagctgaaaagtTTCTTCTGTTCCTCATAGACAATAATTGCCTCTATTGCCCCATCCCACTCCTCCTCTTTAAAGTATTTAGGATCAGGTTCCCATGCTATAACTAAGGAAAGGAAGCGCTACAGTGCAACAAACCACTTCATTAATGCCATTTCCATTATTCTGAGTGAGTTTGGGAGTTAAAGGCAAGGTAATAACAAAATGCCACAGGTACCAGGAGCAAAACACGAGCACAATTTCTATaaaatcacacttttcagaTTGTCTATTTTCATGTAAAAACTAACAGCTAAAGCTACACAAAGGCTGACTTCAGAGATCTGTGTTTCCCACACAGATGAGAATTCTTACACCgtggtttaaaaacaaacccaaagcacAGAATGTGAAACACATTCTGCACAATTGACTCAGCCAGCTCTTCAGtaacagaaccacagaatcacagaatcttaagggctgggagggacctgcaaagctcacccagtgcaaccccctgccagagcagcaccacctagagcagggcacacagggactcacccagctgggctggaatggctgcagagaaggagcctccacagcccatctgggcagttccagtgcttcctcacctcagcagagaagaagtttttccttgtgttgctttggaacctcttctgttccagtttgtccctgttgccccttgtcctatcactggccatccctgagcacagcctggctccagcctcctcacacccacccttcatGTATTTGTAGCcatcaatgaggtcacccctcagacTCCTTTTTCTGATGTAGAAGACACATCCCTCCTATCTCTCCATTTACAGGTTGTCCTTTCCTGTTCTTTCCCACAGGTATCTCCTAACATCCACTACTGGAGTCCAAACACAGAATGACAAGATGTTTGGTCTGACTCAGTACAGTCCCTCATTCTTACACTCATCCCATTTATCTCACTAGCCTGCAGAAAGAGACTAAAGCTACTTTCAACAACATGCTGGAATTTTGCTGTGCTGAGCCATGTTTTCCCACCTCTCCTTGCTCAGTCCTTCCACTCAGAAGACAGAGGCAAAGGTAACGTTGCACTGAAACAAGCCTGGGGAAGCCACTGTACCTGTGCCAGGGTCAGCTGGTCCCCAAGCCCTGGGAGGCAGTGACAAAGGAATCTTTTGGTACTATCTCAATCTCTGTATGCTGTGCTAGAACTCCAAAAAGTGTTTTTATATACAGACTAAGCCCTGAAAACCAGTTAGAAATATACTCACTCCAGTACAGGCAGGTACCAGTTTTCAAAGCCACACATTCCTGATCCTAATTACCTTGCTCTTGTGTTCCTTGACAAGAAGGGACCTCATTTTCACTGGCTCCAGTTGGGCAGTATCAACCCTTACTGCACACAAGTAAGAGTAGAAGAACTGTTTTTGTGCCTCTAGTGCCAACACCCTTTTTCATGGTTCCCTTGCAAAACAGCTCTATTTATTCCCTTTGAACAGCACAAGAAGCAAGTTACTTTTATAGTGGCAAGCCAGTTTTAATCAAGGAGCaaatttcagtgtattttggGCAGCTCAACAGCATTTAGCTCAATTTCATTACTTAGGAAGAGAGGT belongs to Colius striatus isolate bColStr4 chromosome 11, bColStr4.1.hap1, whole genome shotgun sequence and includes:
- the LYPD6B gene encoding ly6/PLAUR domain-containing protein 6B, with translation MLLFYHMLAGAFLPFFILSGNWVSAENINFYNVRPPLDPTPFPNSFKCFTCDNAADNYNCNRWAEDRWCPESTQYCLTVHLFTDHGKSTSVTKKCATGEECHLVGCHRHRESGHTECISCCEGMICNVEIPTNDTNAVFAVLHARRTSDGSRRTVSVAVLVSLMTIALS